tttgctaatttaagtagacagaatataaaataatcaacgtgcaaactccacacagaaatgccaactgatccagccgaggcttgaaccagcgggtttcttgctgtgaggcgaacatgctacccactccgccacctaaacatttatattttattagaaatttgGAAGGAATTTTCTCAgactattataaaataaaacatattgtacCCTATATAATATACTTTTACATACACTACAATATGCTTTATtgatgttttattacatttatgacattttatttagtgttttttctatTAGATTCCTTTTATTATCTTTGTCACCATGCAAACACAACAAGAATGCAAAATACACACAATACTGTTTAATAATGACGACATCTGacctgtatttacatttttatgactGTTTTTCACTTTTAATTGTTGTAGGTGTCAATAATAACACTGCTTATTTCTGATTTTCCTCTTTTCACTGATTATTTGTGTTGAAATGTGATGATCTGAGTTTGAGTTTCGCCATGCAATACTGTAATAATGATAACATCTGacctgtgtttattttattattacactttttttacatttaaattgtcattttaggTGTCTGTAACACTGGTGATTACTAATTTTCCTCTTTTCACTGATCATTTGTAGGGAAATATGATGATCAGAGTTTAAGCAAAGTGATTTTGTGTTGTGTGTCCCTCAACAGGAGGTAAATGTTGTTGGCTGATGTGAAATGCTGCTTAAATGAGTGTTTGATTCTGGCTGGTGTTTCTGCAGGACGATCAGACAGCTGTCAGTGAAGCTCCACATCTGCTCAAACTCACCCGAGATACTCATAAAAGTGTCACCAGCTCTGGTGTCTGAGCGGTTTACATCAGATACCACTGTTTACCTCCTGCCCAGGGAAATATCAGACAAAACGAGGCCTCagatgatgtttttttatttatttaggggtTGTTTTAATGCTAGAATGATATTAGTGCACTGCTGTTGTTAGGATTTCTGTGTGGTTGCTGTGCTTACTTGTTTTATTACATTCGATTCAAACACTGTAAGAATTAATGCTAGTTTGTACCAATGTCCCTTTAAGACAtgtcatttcactctgcggccatctttgaaacgcctcttgtgcagtatgcttgggcattctgtctgaatggggaaacatcaaactctccaaaactgcttgccaagcttacgattacatttcatattatgaATAACCAATACTATTATataacaactgtctatttagtttcatttctaaatgttcgtatcacacaaaatctgcagaaactcccGTCTGGTCTGAGCACCTTCCcaggagaattgtcattctatagcgatcgctgattggctgctttattagaaggcgggctttatttgctacatagcgatcgctgattggctcctgtactagaaggcgaggattcattcgccatattgacagttacacttttccccattcaaaagtataccagtgacacgtcttgtgtattctatagtcttgttgtgacaacatgaaggaattaagttatcttattagtgtttgcaaatttaagtagactgaatataaaataatcaagttgtcccaataaaaatctcaagaattatgttgtatcaactcattttaaataagtagtttgaacaaacaacaaacgtcaaactacttattacttatttaaaatgagctgaagcaacacaattcttgatgttttttggggggggacaacttgattgttttaagttcagtccacttaaatttgttacattaGCTTAATCGATTTGCTTTGAATGAATTACAACATGGGGCAGCACGGTGACacggtgggtagcacaatcacctcacagcaagaagccatttctgtgtggagtttgcatgttctcccagtgtttgggGAGAAacttgtggtataggtaaattgggtaagctaaattagccgtaatgtatgtgtgtacagtaaataagtgtgtatggatgagttgcggctggaagggcatccactgccaaaaacacatgctgaataagttggcagttcattccgctgtggtgaccccagattaataaagggacttactTCCATGACAacatggaaccctgcattttttacagtgtactactactactaataatatgcTATTTAATATAATAGATAACATAGAAAATTTGTAATGCTAATGATACATACTGTagatgggcagcacggtgggtagcacaatcgcctcacagcaagaaggtcgctggttcaagccccggctgggtcagttggaatttctgtgtggagtttgcatgttctcctcatgttggtgtggatttcccccacagtccaaacacatgcgctatgggtgtatgggtgtttcccagtactgggttgcggctggaagggcatccgctgtgtgaaacatatgctgaaatagttgattCCCgctagttcattctgctgtggcgacctctgatgaatggtgactaagctgaaggaaaattaatgaatgaataacagtAAAAAATTTTATGCTAATATTACATAGtgatagaaaaaaatgtaattatgttatcatattaaaataaagtaaacaaaaacattatacACAAAACTTTTTGTGATGTGGgctaaaataaaagtctgaatattattataaaaaaaaacgtcAAAGTGTAATGCTAATATTACATAGtgatagaatatatatatatataattatgtaagtGATTATGTAAGTGATTATGTCAAATAAAAGTAAAGTGTAAAATATTAGAGCCAAAGTTCTTCGTCGTGTGGGCtaaaagggaaagtaaaagtgctGCAGTGAGTTTCAAAACACTGAATCTGAATCTGATGAATCTGATTTACAGCAGAGCTTACAAGCTGACAGTGATTaccaataaaatattaatagttgTGTAAATATTATCTTACTATCATCTGTctgaattttttaatttttttgttcacatACCTTCGGTCCAAGGGTGTaaatttgctcttgacattggtggggacctTTGAACCTGTGTTTTTTAATTTGCTGCAAAATCACTTTACATTAACACTAGCTAAACGgttcaatttattttacaatatacaatacaaatCATGAAGGTAAATTAAGgaatagtgtaatgttaaaaatgCTTTATAACTGACAAAGAAAATAAAGACTTCTATTTATTTTAGCTATAGTGCAAATGAAATGTGTCTCATATCAGAGTTAATTAAAGTAGGTGGAGCACAGGCTGTAGTCTTTCGAACAAGTTTCAACCAAAACTCAACATGCTAgtctgagagattaggagaactgatgggttaaattattggtggggacatttcaatagtcggtggatattggtggggacatatcCCCTCCGTCCATGCTAATTCTACGCCCCTGCTTCGGTCAGTTACCTGACGAAATCAATGTATTTACGACCGCCAGGTGTCGCCAACTCACTACTCTGAACCACACAGCTAAGGAAgtacactcaaaacacatttaATGATTACTTATTTATATCAGATTCATTTTTAGAAATTGTATTCATGCTGAGTTTATGTGAACCGCTGAATGAAGTGCACATTCAAAGTATCTGTAAATGTCATCCTCGTGTCTGACGTCATTTCCTCATACTTCTTCATTGTTTATGCGGAAGGAATGTTCACTTCGATCTGAAAACAACTGTTCGTCCGACGTTGATCAAACTTTCAGTGTGACCTTTGAAAATGAAGGGATTCGTTACATTGGTGGTAAGAATGCTTACTTACCTTCTggtttatacaataaaaataggTGTTTTATGCGAGATCAGTCAGCCGGGTTACTAGTTTTACTGctaaagggactttggtacaGTCTAACCTATCTTTTAACCTACAGTCTAACGTTATGAGTCTAACTAGACGAGAAGGGTCTGGACATCGGTCTGACACTGCATCATGTCTGCATCCAGACTCTGTTGAACTAGACAGATTGATGTTAATcagatttcatctttattttttttttttattgcaataacaacagtgCATTACAACAAATACAGATACAGAACTAAAAGAAATATGGTACAATCAATAGAAATATTACTTTTTGGGACAAGAGAATTATAAGAattttataacatataatataggTAAAGCACAGAAAGACAACGAGAAAGAAAATGatacaaacaaaaagcaaaaaaaaaagggaaaaatattGAGGGCACAcgacataaaacaaattattgcagaatattaaataaagcacatgttttataagttttaatagCTTGTTGTGAGAGTCTGTGatggtttttaaataaagtacCAGTTctcgtttaaaaaataaaaaatttggctTACATTGAgtatatttgcatttgtgtataaATCAGATTTCATCTTAACCTGAACCTTGCTGATGACGAAAGCTTAAATTCCGAACATTAAAAATCCCAGTGCTTTACAAGCGACTGTTTGGTAGCGTCTCAAAGCATGCTTAATTTGCATGCATTTATTGGGATTAATAACTGAAGTGTagcatatttcattaattaacattatatatttgtataacgtGTATAGAGTTGTGCATATTCAGTAATTCATCAAGGATTTTCTTCTTTAGTTAAGTACACACAGTTTAGTGTAGTACTCTATGCACTCGTACCTCACTTGTCCATAACAATTGGCTTTTCTATGTTTTTCAGAAGGTTTAATTCTGTGCTTCACAAATGATAATGTTGCTATATTtaagaaatgtaatatatttatcctatttattttatattgtttaagaaacaacattttatttaatttcattagggaccgagcaccgaacggtgcaaggccctattggaattgctccgtttattattattattattattattattattggaattgctccgtttattattattattattattattattattattattattattattattattcttattcttctcccgaatgaatcgcgattttgagggtctaaacatgcccgaaaactcacgaaaatttgcacacgccccagaagtggcgaaaatttacgtttgttataggcttcggaagtgggtgtGTCAAAATGACtcaacagcgccacctagaaatttgatacggacaagcccccgagccacgaatcacgcacatgcacgaaaattggcacacacctcaaacatgccaagacctacaaaaaagtctcaaggagcaatatctcaaacccaacaggaagtcggatatttacagcttcctgctgcgaaaaagtggcgattttgccatttccaggcgttgtactttaacgaactcctcctagggatttcatccgatcgacaccaaaattgggttatgtcatctaaagaccttggcgaagttaaattgcgaagctttagagttttcgtcgatgggcgtgtccgtggcggcctcgcaaactttgacgactcgccatgaaacatcaagtctttataactcaggcatgcattatccgatctgcctcaaaattcacacgcttgataaccgtcctgacctgtaCACGTTTagatgccaatatcccgatagagttatagcgccacctgctggctacaggaaatgacatgatttacagcgaaacaaactcctcccgcaaatttcatgatatcagcaccaaatttgactggtgtcatctgaaagcagtatcgatgatatattgtgaaggtctagagttttcgtcgctgggcgtgtccgtggcggactcgcaaactttgatgattcgccaccaaacatcaagttgttataactcaggcatgcattatccgatctgcctcaaaactcacacatttgataagtgtcctgacctgaacatgtttacataacAATAACtcaatacagttatagcgccacctgctggcaacactaaaattgcctataactcagccaaacaatatccgatctgcctaaaacttcacatggttgataagattgctctcctgaagacaactacctgccaatattgagtcacagtcatagcgccacctggtggcaacagtaaaattgcctataactcagccaaacaatgtccgatccgcctgaaaattcacatggttgattaaaatcctctcctgaagacatctacgtgaaaatattgagtcacagtcatagcgccacctgctgacgggagcaagtttggcataaatctgtgatttttctcagatttttttatgtatcggcctaaattattattgttcgcggttctctgtcgtcctacggccgccgggcggcggtgagcccgggtgcgaggtccctatcatcgctgcttgcagctttaattcatgttgtattttaattgtaagcatttctaaatttaattttaatttattttgattagacttttttttctcatttgattacattttttacattttatttttctccacagctttcttattttattttcatttatgttgtttttaggcTTTCTGTCCATAAAccacttaaattattttattctatttattttagttttaaatgtaattcatttcagagaatacagtcatttaaagggcatctattatgcaaaaatcacttttataagtagGTTAAACAAAGTTGTGTGgtgacagtgtgtgaatatatccagcctctgatggtaaaaatttattattatttgttataatcacacttgataaaaaacatttgcagaaacactttgattgacattctccctttgtacgtgtcatcagagggggaaagccccgcccactagtgatgatctctctctcattagcataaacagccctaagtgagaagcaggcATCCatcattagagtgtttgagctgctgaagatactgtgagcatagactaagaggattatagatgtggagttttagatgaagcacaaatgaacagtgACAGGAGTCACCATAGACTGACGCATTCTGAGACACTTCACATTTTCACAcagataacattagtcctgttttgaatctgccactatgctgacacatatgcatttgtagctccgccctcctcagaaaagagcacaatctcatttgaatttaaagcgacaggcACCAAAATGCCactattaggatcaaagcctaaaaggatcAGTTTCAGGGAGttataacacaatatttatgtggtgttttgagctgaaacttcacacacaaacacactctagggacatcagagtaAACATCCtgtaaaaaggagcataataggtcccctttaatgccACACAGATGGATTAATCATGGTGGTTTTTCCATCATTTAACAGTTAGTAAATTGATTGCGTTTCTCTGACCCACAGGTCTTAATTATAAGCAGTATAATTATTCCTGCAGTCAGCATGGTTCATGTGTTTGTGTACGGCACACTAAAGAAAGGCCAGTCAAACTACCATGAACTGACAAACACTACACAAGGTCAAGCTGAGTTCATAACCTGTGCCCGAACCAAAGATCCATACCCAATGGTGATCGCCACCGAAGACAAATACCCCTTCCTGCTAAATGTGCCCGGCTCTGGACAGCAGGTCTACGGTGAGATCTACAAGGTTGACCAGAAGATGCTGGAGTTCCTGGACTGGTTTGAGGAATGTCCTGAGCTCTACCAGCGCACCCTCATCCAGCTGAAGATCCTGAAGGGGAAT
This genomic stretch from Danio aesculapii chromosome 1, fDanAes4.1, whole genome shotgun sequence harbors:
- the ggact.1 gene encoding gamma-glutamylaminecyclotransferase A, yielding MKGFVTLVVLIISSIIIPAVSMVHVFVYGTLKKGQSNYHELTNTTQGQAEFITCARTKDPYPMVIATEDKYPFLLNVPGSGQQVYGEIYKVDQKMLEFLDWFEECPELYQRTLIQLKILKGNGEYEKAFVYSTSTFDPDWLNKPTFNVYDATGDPGNNCVPREDKGDY